Proteins from a single region of Desulfolutivibrio sulfoxidireducens:
- a CDS encoding CoB--CoM heterodisulfide reductase iron-sulfur subunit A family protein, which yields MSSSAILVVGGGFSGITAALEAAEVGHEVFIVEKNPFLGGRVMQLNKYFPKLCPPSCGLEIQFQRIKNNRLVKFFTMAEVTKVSGQAGDYDVTIALKPRYVEPGSLDLSEKAEALSKDVPSDFELGMGSRKALYMDVPFAFPNRYVLDKDNCSKDDLASLAESDIVNLGDAPREITVKVGSIIYATGWKPYDVTKLTNLGAGTVKNCVSNMQLERLASPSGPTKGCIVRPSDGCAPRSIAFVQCAGSRDENHLNYCSYICCMASLKQAAYVREQCPSARVVIYYIDLRTPGRYDNFAKKILADERLSTVKGKVAAISEDAGSGDVLLTVEDAVTGIKSENRFEMVVLATGMQPSLAGQKLPVDVALDEMGFIVGGEEKGIFAAGCAKTPLDVMKSAQSATGAAMKAIQTVRGR from the coding sequence ATGTCGAGCAGCGCGATACTCGTCGTCGGCGGCGGCTTCAGCGGAATCACCGCCGCCCTGGAAGCCGCTGAAGTCGGCCACGAAGTGTTCATTGTGGAAAAAAATCCCTTTTTGGGCGGCCGGGTGATGCAGCTCAACAAGTATTTCCCCAAGCTGTGTCCGCCGTCCTGCGGACTGGAGATCCAGTTCCAGCGAATTAAGAACAACAGACTCGTCAAGTTCTTCACCATGGCCGAGGTGACCAAAGTTTCCGGTCAGGCCGGCGACTACGACGTGACCATCGCCCTAAAGCCCCGCTATGTGGAACCCGGCAGCCTGGATTTGTCCGAAAAGGCCGAGGCCCTGTCCAAGGACGTGCCCAGCGATTTCGAACTGGGCATGGGCAGCCGCAAGGCCCTCTATATGGATGTGCCCTTCGCCTTTCCGAACCGCTACGTCTTAGACAAGGACAACTGTTCCAAGGACGACCTGGCCTCCCTGGCCGAGTCCGACATCGTCAACCTCGGTGACGCGCCCAGGGAAATCACGGTCAAGGTCGGCAGCATCATCTACGCCACCGGCTGGAAGCCCTACGATGTCACCAAGCTGACCAATCTGGGGGCCGGGACCGTCAAGAACTGCGTGTCCAACATGCAGCTCGAACGCCTGGCCTCCCCCAGCGGCCCGACCAAAGGATGCATCGTGCGGCCCTCCGACGGTTGCGCCCCCCGCTCCATCGCCTTTGTCCAGTGCGCCGGCTCCCGGGACGAGAACCACCTCAACTACTGTTCCTACATCTGCTGCATGGCCTCCCTCAAGCAGGCCGCCTACGTCCGCGAACAGTGCCCAAGCGCCCGCGTGGTCATCTACTATATCGACCTGCGCACCCCAGGCCGCTACGACAACTTCGCCAAGAAGATCCTGGCCGACGAGCGGCTCTCCACGGTCAAGGGCAAGGTCGCGGCCATTTCCGAGGACGCCGGCAGCGGCGACGTCCTGCTCACCGTGGAGGACGCGGTGACCGGGATCAAGTCCGAAAATCGTTTTGAAATGGTGGTGTTGGCCACGGGCATGCAGCCGAGTCTGGCCGGGCAGAAATTGCCGGTGGACGTCGCGCTGGACGAGATGGGGTTTATCGTGGGCGGCGAGGAAAAAGGCATTTTCGCCGCCGGATGCGCCAAGACGCCGCTTGATGTCATGAAATCGGCCCAATCCGCGACCGGCGCGGCCATGAAAGCGATCCAAACGGTGAGAGGGAGGTAG
- a CDS encoding hydrogenase iron-sulfur subunit, whose protein sequence is MAEKIGVYIDESSIAPHLDAGELAAFVKEKLGGTCPVIKTHKRLSSPAALADIKADIAANAVDAVLLCGTSPRVDWDVFDFGDKVLVDRVNLREFGVLAYKNPDGTALGKNEAAPDLLKMLARDYIKMGVMKLTKMKAPNPEMAESVKTILVIGGGFTGLSAALSAAKGGYGVVLLEKTEALGGKAATQYKTFPMAYPYDEAQATGIEQLIAQVTGNAAIKVLTGTTLKELQGAPGSYTAVLTGKAGETSEPVGAVVLAAGWTPQDTEYLKPFGYGTCKNVVTSAEFEVMAKNGGIKRPSDGKAPSRVLFAVDVAALVKEIEAPAPEAPAEGGAAAPAAPAAPEEAEAKTNFIEVKTAKHLIYSSELTSLVALKQAGYVDEMLPGAVAMIVYDSMMVPGLNERYYRAAQDKPGVMLTKGTITGVAEGAGGTLTVSASGTLLGDRAEFAADLVVLPTGLVPATATDPTINLVYRQGPAFPDLDLFDGYADSNYICFPYETRRTGIYAAGCVRQPMTMAQARDDADGAVLKAIQCITSANHGVSVHPRSGDRSYPVFNFVRCTQCKRCTEECPFGALDDDEKGTPKPNPTRCRRCGTCMGACPERVISFDNYNVDMIGSMIREMDIPPKIDEGGPRVLILACENDAYPALDMAALRGRHWSPYVRIIPVRCLGSVNAIWVADAMSKGIDGVMMLGCKYGDDYQCHFVKGSEICNRRKENIAESLKRLGVEPERVEQYQVAIDEYDKVPDMIDSFIEMVLKIGPNPFKGY, encoded by the coding sequence ATGGCCGAAAAAATCGGTGTGTATATAGATGAGTCCAGCATCGCCCCGCATCTGGACGCGGGAGAGCTGGCCGCCTTCGTCAAGGAAAAGCTCGGCGGGACCTGTCCGGTCATCAAAACGCACAAGCGCCTTTCGAGCCCCGCCGCCCTGGCCGACATCAAGGCCGACATCGCGGCCAACGCCGTGGACGCCGTGCTTCTGTGCGGCACCTCCCCCCGCGTGGATTGGGACGTCTTCGACTTCGGGGACAAGGTTCTGGTCGATCGGGTCAACCTGCGCGAATTCGGGGTCCTGGCCTACAAGAATCCCGACGGGACCGCACTCGGCAAGAATGAGGCCGCCCCGGACCTGCTCAAGATGTTGGCCCGGGACTACATCAAGATGGGGGTGATGAAGCTCACCAAGATGAAGGCCCCCAATCCGGAGATGGCCGAGTCCGTCAAGACCATTCTGGTCATCGGCGGCGGCTTTACCGGCCTAAGCGCGGCCCTGTCCGCGGCCAAGGGCGGATACGGCGTGGTACTGCTGGAGAAAACCGAGGCCCTGGGCGGCAAGGCCGCCACCCAGTACAAGACCTTCCCCATGGCCTATCCCTATGACGAGGCCCAGGCCACCGGCATCGAACAGCTCATCGCCCAGGTCACGGGCAACGCCGCGATCAAGGTTCTGACCGGGACCACGCTCAAGGAACTTCAGGGCGCGCCCGGCAGCTACACCGCCGTTTTGACCGGCAAGGCCGGCGAGACCTCCGAACCCGTGGGCGCCGTGGTCCTGGCCGCCGGCTGGACCCCTCAGGACACCGAATACCTGAAACCCTTCGGGTACGGGACCTGTAAGAACGTGGTCACCTCGGCCGAGTTCGAGGTCATGGCCAAAAACGGCGGCATAAAGCGCCCCTCGGACGGCAAGGCCCCGAGCCGGGTGCTCTTCGCCGTGGACGTGGCCGCCCTGGTCAAGGAGATCGAGGCCCCGGCCCCCGAGGCCCCGGCCGAGGGTGGGGCCGCCGCTCCCGCCGCTCCCGCCGCTCCCGAGGAAGCCGAGGCCAAGACCAACTTCATCGAGGTCAAAACCGCCAAGCACCTGATCTACAGCTCCGAACTGACCAGCCTGGTGGCGCTGAAGCAGGCCGGATACGTGGACGAGATGCTGCCCGGCGCCGTGGCCATGATCGTCTACGACTCCATGATGGTCCCGGGCCTAAACGAACGCTACTACCGCGCCGCCCAGGACAAGCCCGGGGTCATGCTCACCAAGGGCACCATCACCGGGGTGGCCGAGGGCGCCGGCGGAACGCTCACGGTCAGCGCCTCCGGCACCCTGCTCGGGGATCGGGCCGAGTTCGCCGCGGACCTGGTGGTCCTGCCCACGGGCCTGGTCCCGGCCACGGCCACCGACCCCACCATCAACCTGGTCTATCGCCAGGGACCGGCCTTCCCGGACCTGGATCTGTTCGACGGCTACGCCGATTCCAACTACATCTGTTTTCCCTACGAGACCCGTCGCACCGGCATCTATGCCGCCGGCTGCGTGCGCCAGCCCATGACCATGGCCCAGGCCAGGGACGACGCCGACGGGGCGGTCTTAAAGGCCATCCAGTGCATCACCTCGGCCAATCACGGCGTGTCCGTGCATCCCCGCTCCGGCGACCGGTCCTACCCGGTGTTCAACTTCGTGCGCTGCACCCAGTGCAAGCGCTGCACCGAGGAATGTCCCTTCGGGGCCCTGGACGACGATGAAAAGGGCACGCCCAAGCCCAACCCCACCCGCTGTCGCCGGTGCGGCACCTGCATGGGCGCCTGTCCGGAACGGGTCATCTCCTTTGACAACTACAACGTGGACATGATCGGCTCCATGATCCGCGAGATGGACATCCCCCCAAAGATCGACGAGGGCGGCCCCCGGGTGCTGATCCTGGCCTGCGAGAACGACGCCTATCCGGCCCTGGACATGGCGGCCCTTCGCGGCAGGCACTGGAGCCCCTATGTGCGGATCATTCCGGTGCGCTGTCTGGGTTCGGTCAACGCCATCTGGGTGGCCGACGCCATGTCCAAGGGCATCGACGGGGTGATGATGCTCGGCTGCAAATACGGTGACGATTACCAGTGCCACTTCGTCAAGGGTTCGGAGATCTGCAATCGCCGCAAGGAGAACATCGCGGAGTCGCTCAAGCGTCTGGGCGTCGAGCCCGAGCGCGTGGAGCAATACCAGGTGGCCATCGACGAGTACGACAAGGTTCCGGACATGATCGACTCGTTTATCGAGATGGTCCTGAAGATCGGACCGAACCCGTTCAAAGGATATTAG
- the qmoC gene encoding quinone-interacting membrane-bound oxidoreductase complex subunit QmoC codes for MSQVEKIEPDLQFIKELQAIGGEAVKKCYQCATCSVACPLAPPENPFPRKEMVWAQWGLKDRFEGDIDIWLCHNCQTCSELCPRGARPGDLISALRNMAYRKLVKPSIIGEWMSSSKYLPILIAIPAVFFLILWAISTGLTIPDGEIVYGKVFYGDYYIDPPFTLLALFVAFTFFRGVVTLWKSFDKAIPKTLVIGTQRVKPTMIESLKAVLLGEIATHVKFNECGADNTERYTGHLTLFYGFVALAVVTGVVAAGHWGGKVITFIAPIGHTPMPLWSPVKLLANVGAVLLLVGLTYLTRRRLNADPGKSASSYYDWYLLGVIWAVALTGIGSELFRLAGVATLAYPVYYLHLVAVFMLFAYLPWSKLGHLVYRTTALVYAHQVGRLPLAREEEKIFMV; via the coding sequence ATGTCGCAAGTCGAGAAAATCGAACCGGATTTGCAATTCATCAAGGAATTGCAGGCCATTGGCGGCGAAGCCGTCAAGAAGTGCTACCAATGCGCCACCTGCAGCGTGGCCTGCCCCCTGGCGCCCCCCGAGAATCCCTTCCCCCGAAAGGAGATGGTCTGGGCCCAGTGGGGCTTAAAGGACCGCTTCGAGGGCGATATCGACATCTGGCTGTGCCACAACTGCCAGACCTGCTCGGAATTGTGTCCGCGCGGGGCGCGCCCGGGCGACCTGATAAGCGCCCTGCGCAACATGGCCTACCGCAAGCTGGTCAAGCCCTCCATCATCGGCGAATGGATGAGTTCGAGCAAGTATCTGCCCATCCTCATCGCCATCCCGGCCGTGTTTTTCCTGATTCTGTGGGCCATCAGCACCGGGCTGACCATCCCCGACGGCGAGATCGTCTACGGCAAGGTCTTCTACGGCGACTACTACATCGACCCCCCGTTCACCCTGTTGGCCCTGTTCGTGGCCTTCACCTTCTTTCGGGGCGTGGTCACCCTGTGGAAGTCCTTTGACAAGGCCATTCCGAAGACCCTGGTCATCGGCACGCAACGCGTCAAGCCGACGATGATCGAGTCCCTGAAAGCCGTGCTTCTGGGCGAGATCGCCACCCATGTGAAGTTCAACGAGTGCGGCGCCGACAACACCGAGCGCTACACGGGACACCTGACCCTGTTCTACGGGTTCGTGGCCCTGGCCGTGGTCACCGGCGTGGTGGCCGCCGGGCACTGGGGCGGCAAGGTGATCACCTTTATCGCGCCCATCGGGCACACCCCCATGCCCCTATGGAGCCCGGTGAAGCTTCTGGCCAACGTGGGCGCGGTGCTTCTGCTGGTGGGCCTGACCTACCTGACGCGGCGCCGCCTTAACGCCGATCCCGGCAAGTCCGCGTCGTCCTATTATGACTGGTACCTGCTTGGCGTCATCTGGGCCGTGGCCTTGACCGGCATCGGTTCGGAACTGTTCCGTCTGGCCGGGGTGGCGACCCTTGCCTATCCGGTCTATTACCTGCATCTGGTGGCGGTGTTCATGCTCTTCGCCTACCTGCCCTGGTCCAAGCTCGGGCATCTGGTCTACCGGACCACGGCGTTGGTGTATGCCCATCAGGTCGGTCGTCTGCCCCTGGCCCGTGAAGAAGAAAAAATTTTCATGGTTTAA
- a CDS encoding cysteine-rich small domain-containing protein encodes MENSHRFFRNAQCEYFPCHQGVDPACFNCLFCFCPLYFLKDCGGRFVLRQGVKDCTNCTRPHRPEGYDEILARLRAEAQAAKRAWESGEA; translated from the coding sequence ATGGAAAACAGCCACCGTTTTTTCCGCAATGCCCAGTGCGAATACTTTCCCTGCCACCAGGGCGTCGATCCCGCGTGCTTCAACTGCCTGTTCTGCTTTTGCCCCTTGTATTTTCTGAAGGATTGCGGGGGAAGATTCGTCCTGCGCCAGGGCGTCAAGGACTGCACCAACTGCACCCGGCCCCACCGGCCCGAGGGCTATGACGAGATCCTGGCCCGTCTGCGCGCCGAGGCCCAGGCCGCGAAAAGGGCCTGGGAGTCCGGAGAGGCGTAG
- a CDS encoding PP2C family protein-serine/threonine phosphatase: protein MTDPSPPISTAAADTMWLTRRIEKLKQCFALCGIINSTLDLPEVLDRIMRTSRQALGAETSSLLLVDETPGPGRGELVFQVAQGPMSDSLRQGFRLKRGEGLAGWVCENGRPLLIEDAYADERFNPEVDRRTGYRTKTILTFPLAVRGRVIGVSQLINKEDGSPFDAADLEMFTLICDQAAVAIDNARLHTEMLKKQRMEFDMELAANVQQGFLPRRVPDVVGLDVAGASRSCDETGGDYYDFIVRDGQDGSPGQLVVVVGDVTGHGIPAALLMASVRAFLRSRFLAPGDVGQVLDDVNRLLAEDLGMTGRFMTLFALEVDVATRSIRWVRAGHDPALVHDPALGVFCELGGKGIPLGIDGKWMYPCESMDSLTPGWVIVLGTDGIWEARNPGGVMYGKERLRKIVRARADCRAVDIVDAVMGDVETFRRGLPRRDDETVVVIKVGERGVEHEKNHAAGGSVCGHISVGMRR, encoded by the coding sequence ATGACCGATCCATCCCCCCCGATCAGTACGGCCGCCGCCGATACCATGTGGTTGACCAGGCGTATCGAGAAACTCAAGCAATGTTTCGCTCTGTGCGGGATCATCAATTCCACCCTCGATCTGCCGGAGGTGCTGGACCGGATCATGCGCACCTCGCGCCAGGCCCTCGGAGCCGAGACCAGCAGCCTGCTCCTCGTGGACGAGACGCCCGGACCCGGACGCGGCGAACTGGTCTTCCAGGTGGCCCAGGGCCCCATGAGCGACAGCCTGCGCCAGGGCTTTCGCCTGAAACGGGGCGAGGGACTGGCCGGGTGGGTGTGCGAAAACGGCAGGCCGCTTCTGATCGAGGACGCCTATGCCGACGAGCGCTTCAATCCGGAGGTGGACCGGCGCACGGGATACCGTACGAAAACCATCCTGACCTTTCCCCTGGCGGTCCGGGGCCGGGTCATCGGGGTGTCCCAGCTCATCAACAAGGAGGACGGTTCTCCGTTTGACGCCGCGGACCTGGAAATGTTCACCCTGATCTGCGACCAGGCCGCCGTGGCCATCGACAACGCCAGGCTGCATACCGAAATGCTCAAGAAGCAACGCATGGAATTCGACATGGAGCTGGCGGCCAACGTGCAACAGGGGTTTTTGCCCCGGCGCGTGCCGGACGTCGTGGGCCTGGACGTGGCCGGCGCCAGCCGTTCCTGCGACGAAACCGGCGGGGATTACTACGACTTCATCGTCCGGGACGGCCAGGACGGTTCCCCGGGGCAACTGGTCGTGGTCGTGGGCGACGTGACCGGGCATGGAATCCCGGCGGCGCTTTTGATGGCCAGCGTCCGGGCCTTTTTGCGATCCCGGTTCCTGGCGCCTGGCGACGTCGGACAGGTCCTTGACGACGTCAACCGGCTGTTGGCCGAGGACTTGGGCATGACCGGCAGGTTCATGACCCTTTTCGCCCTGGAGGTGGATGTCGCCACGAGGTCCATCCGTTGGGTCCGGGCCGGTCATGACCCGGCCCTGGTTCATGATCCGGCCTTGGGCGTGTTTTGTGAACTCGGCGGCAAGGGAATTCCCCTGGGCATCGACGGAAAGTGGATGTATCCCTGTGAGAGCATGGACAGCCTGACGCCGGGATGGGTGATCGTGCTCGGTACGGACGGCATCTGGGAGGCGCGAAATCCCGGGGGCGTGATGTACGGCAAGGAACGGCTGCGCAAGATCGTGCGGGCCAGGGCGGATTGCCGGGCCGTTGACATCGTGGACGCGGTCATGGGCGATGTGGAGACGTTTCGGCGGGGCCTGCCCCGCCGCGACGATGAAACCGTGGTGGTGATCAAGGTAGGCGAACGAGGAGTCGAACATGAAAAAAATCATGCCGCTGGTGGTTCTGTTTGCGGCCATATCAGCGTGGGGATGCGGCGATAA
- a CDS encoding LysM peptidoglycan-binding domain-containing protein, whose amino-acid sequence MKKIMPLVVLFAAISAWGCGDNDNTSFGRVDLNKDGKVIFEEGVIAYPDLTVEEYRLYDKDGGGALSGEEYEVFVAARKSGPPPKPQAEAAPATTPSEPAGQSAPAAPAATPPVSPDAAPSQATPAAQPPATADPAASAAAPPAPLAMEKLKTIEVSSASGASPSPATPPEPEKKPSGPSEIAYTVQPGDTLNKIARKFGVSAKDIIAKNRIENPDKVEAGKVLDIPQEKDSVGAGQAPSPEILAFVEEFFARSGADGPDGLMEFYADEVEFYKKGLVAKDFVREDKTQYFQRWPKREYKPSGKAKVADVPGTKKKRIEVPVRYKAKNAEKTASGEAVFVFVVSFDSGAPRIVSEDSGPAPKK is encoded by the coding sequence ATGAAAAAAATCATGCCGCTGGTGGTTCTGTTTGCGGCCATATCAGCGTGGGGATGCGGCGATAACGACAACACGTCCTTTGGCCGGGTGGACCTGAACAAGGACGGCAAGGTGATCTTCGAGGAAGGCGTCATCGCCTATCCCGACCTGACCGTCGAGGAATACCGCCTCTACGACAAGGATGGCGGCGGGGCACTAAGCGGCGAGGAATACGAGGTTTTCGTGGCCGCCAGGAAATCCGGGCCGCCCCCGAAGCCCCAGGCCGAGGCCGCGCCCGCGACGACTCCCTCCGAACCCGCCGGGCAAAGCGCTCCGGCCGCGCCCGCCGCCACACCTCCCGTGTCCCCGGATGCGGCTCCATCCCAGGCCACTCCGGCCGCCCAGCCTCCCGCAACCGCGGACCCGGCCGCCTCCGCCGCGGCCCCGCCCGCGCCCCTGGCCATGGAGAAGCTCAAGACCATCGAGGTGTCGTCTGCCTCCGGGGCGTCGCCTTCTCCCGCCACCCCGCCCGAACCCGAGAAAAAGCCCTCCGGCCCCAGCGAGATCGCCTACACCGTGCAGCCCGGGGATACCCTGAACAAGATCGCCCGCAAGTTTGGCGTCAGCGCCAAGGATATCATCGCCAAAAACCGCATCGAGAATCCGGACAAGGTGGAGGCGGGCAAGGTCCTGGACATCCCCCAGGAAAAGGACTCGGTCGGGGCCGGACAGGCCCCCTCGCCCGAGATACTGGCCTTCGTGGAGGAGTTTTTTGCCAGAAGCGGCGCCGATGGCCCCGATGGCCTGATGGAGTTCTATGCCGACGAGGTCGAATTCTACAAGAAAGGGCTGGTCGCCAAGGACTTCGTGCGCGAGGACAAAACCCAGTATTTCCAGCGCTGGCCCAAGCGCGAATACAAACCGTCCGGAAAGGCCAAGGTCGCGGACGTGCCCGGGACAAAGAAAAAGCGCATCGAGGTTCCGGTGCGCTACAAGGCCAAAAACGCGGAAAAAACCGCCTCGGGGGAGGCTGTGTTCGTCTTTGTGGTTTCCTTTGACAGCGGTGCGCCGCGCATCGTGAGCGAGGACAGCGGGCCTGCCCCCAAAAAATGA
- a CDS encoding deoxyribodipyrimidine photo-lyase: MSRDQRVHDNWALLQAYALSVEWRVPLRVVFCLADAFLGAGRRQYAFLVNGLREVEAGCAGLGIRFELLLGDPGKEVAAYCRKVGARAVVTDFDPLRLKMGWKSRVAEGVDADFYETDAHNVVPCRVVSDKREFGARTIRPRIWRLAAEYLEPFPELGEHPFGEPGLRPEADFGKALLGVGANAGVAEVTDVEPGEAAGRAALRDFIEKRLPGYARGRNDPNAGMVSGLSPYFHFGHLAPQRAILEMMAARGEAGGENVDAFVEECLVRRELSDNFCLRCPEYDGFGGLPDWGRRTLSAHAGDGREYVYGREEFAAGRTHSALWNAAQAELRECGRLHGYMRMYWAKKILEWSAGPGEALVTAIWLNDRYALDGRDPNGYVGVLWSVGGLHDRPWRERPVYGQVRYMNERGCRRKFDVDAYIAARKPLMSRPVR, translated from the coding sequence ATGAGCCGCGACCAGCGGGTGCATGACAACTGGGCGCTTTTGCAGGCGTATGCCTTGTCGGTGGAATGGCGGGTGCCGCTTCGGGTGGTGTTCTGTCTGGCGGACGCTTTTCTAGGGGCCGGGCGTCGGCAGTATGCCTTTTTGGTGAACGGCCTAAGGGAGGTCGAGGCCGGATGCGCGGGGCTTGGGATACGATTTGAGCTCTTGCTGGGCGATCCCGGGAAGGAGGTGGCGGCCTATTGCCGGAAGGTGGGGGCCCGGGCGGTGGTCACGGATTTCGATCCGTTGCGGCTGAAGATGGGGTGGAAGAGTCGCGTGGCCGAGGGGGTGGACGCGGATTTTTACGAGACCGACGCCCACAACGTGGTGCCGTGCCGGGTGGTCTCGGACAAGCGGGAGTTCGGGGCCAGGACCATCCGTCCGAGGATCTGGCGGCTTGCGGCGGAATATCTGGAGCCGTTTCCGGAGCTTGGCGAGCATCCGTTCGGGGAGCCGGGCCTGCGGCCGGAGGCGGACTTCGGGAAGGCGCTTTTGGGGGTCGGGGCCAACGCCGGGGTTGCGGAGGTGACGGACGTCGAGCCGGGCGAGGCTGCCGGGCGGGCGGCGCTTCGGGATTTCATCGAGAAGCGGCTGCCGGGATACGCCAGGGGCCGAAACGATCCCAACGCGGGCATGGTTTCGGGGCTGTCACCGTATTTCCATTTCGGCCATCTTGCCCCGCAACGGGCGATCCTGGAGATGATGGCGGCGAGGGGGGAGGCCGGGGGGGAGAACGTGGACGCCTTTGTGGAGGAATGCCTGGTCCGGCGGGAGTTGTCGGACAATTTCTGCCTGCGCTGCCCGGAGTATGATGGTTTCGGGGGCCTGCCGGACTGGGGGCGGCGGACCTTGTCGGCCCATGCCGGGGACGGAAGGGAATACGTCTACGGGAGGGAGGAGTTCGCGGCCGGGCGGACGCATTCGGCCCTATGGAACGCGGCCCAGGCCGAGTTGCGCGAGTGCGGACGGCTGCACGGGTACATGCGCATGTACTGGGCCAAAAAGATTCTGGAGTGGTCGGCGGGGCCGGGCGAGGCCCTTGTGACGGCGATCTGGCTCAACGACCGCTACGCCCTGGACGGCCGGGACCCCAACGGCTACGTGGGGGTCTTGTGGTCCGTGGGCGGGCTGCATGATCGGCCATGGCGCGAGCGGCCGGTCTACGGCCAGGTGCGGTATATGAACGAGCGGGGCTGTCGCCGCAAGTTCGACGTGGACGCGTACATCGCGGCCCGAAAGCCCTTGATGTCGCGGCCGGTCCGCTAA
- a CDS encoding DEAD/DEAH box helicase, which yields MSFASFDLHPLLLANIESLGYQTPTPIQTEAIPPVMEGRDAMGLAQTGTGKTAAFLLPILNRLARREIPKRRAVKALIVAPTRELAEQIHDAVRDLGRRVNVKSVTVYGGVGMSPQTQALRRGVDIVVACPGRLLDHIRQGNTDFSALDTLVLDEADHMFDMGFLPDIRAIMDKLPAKRQTLLFSATMPDSIKKLAADILTDPITVRIGRQAPAETVEHAVYPVSPSRKTPLLLELLDKAKTDSVIVFTRTKHKAKNLAELLCKSGRRAACIQGNLSQRQRQAALDGFKAGTYRVLVATDIAARGIDVSKVGHVINFDIPDTPDAYTHRIGRTGRAECQGQAHTLITREDMPMVRAIEHAMGKPLPRRELDGFAPTPQEYRAEPDAPRDGYNRNRRPGNGGGYGRNFGQSRPAGQNRNTRQAPRREAHA from the coding sequence TTGAGCTTTGCATCTTTTGATTTGCATCCCCTTCTTCTGGCCAACATCGAATCCCTGGGCTACCAAACCCCCACCCCCATCCAGACCGAGGCCATTCCCCCGGTCATGGAAGGCCGCGACGCCATGGGCCTGGCCCAGACCGGAACCGGCAAGACCGCCGCGTTCCTTCTGCCCATCTTGAACCGCCTGGCCCGCCGCGAAATCCCCAAGCGCCGCGCCGTCAAGGCCCTTATCGTCGCCCCCACCCGGGAACTGGCCGAACAGATCCATGACGCCGTGCGCGACCTCGGCCGCCGCGTCAACGTCAAAAGCGTCACCGTCTACGGCGGCGTGGGCATGAGCCCCCAGACCCAGGCCCTGCGTCGCGGCGTGGACATCGTCGTGGCCTGCCCCGGACGCCTGCTCGACCACATCCGCCAGGGCAACACCGACTTCTCCGCCCTGGACACCCTGGTCCTGGACGAGGCCGACCACATGTTCGACATGGGCTTTCTCCCCGACATCCGGGCCATCATGGACAAGCTCCCGGCCAAACGCCAGACCCTGCTCTTCTCGGCCACCATGCCCGACAGCATCAAAAAACTGGCCGCCGACATCCTGACCGATCCCATCACCGTGCGCATCGGCCGCCAGGCCCCGGCCGAAACCGTGGAGCACGCCGTCTACCCCGTCAGCCCCAGCCGCAAGACCCCCCTGCTCCTGGAACTTTTGGACAAGGCCAAAACCGACTCGGTCATCGTGTTCACCCGCACCAAACACAAGGCCAAAAACCTGGCCGAACTGCTGTGCAAATCCGGACGCCGCGCCGCCTGCATCCAGGGCAACCTGTCCCAGCGCCAACGCCAGGCCGCCCTCGACGGCTTCAAGGCCGGCACCTACCGCGTCCTGGTGGCCACGGACATCGCCGCCCGGGGTATCGACGTCTCCAAGGTCGGACACGTCATCAACTTCGACATCCCCGACACCCCCGACGCCTATACCCACCGCATCGGCCGCACCGGCCGCGCCGAATGCCAGGGACAGGCCCATACCCTGATCACCCGCGAGGACATGCCCATGGTCCGGGCCATCGAACACGCCATGGGAAAACCCCTCCCCCGCCGCGAACTCGACGGCTTCGCCCCCACCCCCCAGGAATACCGCGCCGAACCCGACGCCCCGCGCGACGGCTACAACCGCAACCGTCGCCCCGGCAACGGGGGCGGCTATGGACGCAACTTCGGACAAAGCCGGCCCGCCGGCCAGAACCGCAACACCCGCCAGGCCCCGCGCCGCGAGGCCCACGCCTAG
- a CDS encoding helix-turn-helix domain-containing protein: protein MASYERENASASFQPEGRRKMSQTESIVRMDAEGRLHRVGPDGAFEPVEVPPVPPMGEAEIVASAAADADNPPITPEDVARLRRVPRTKTLRRALRLTQEEFAARYHIPLGTLRDWEQGRTEPDQPARAYLRVIANDPEGTRRALEKPKG, encoded by the coding sequence GTGGCCAGCTACGAGCGGGAAAACGCATCCGCATCATTTCAGCCCGAAGGGCGACGAAAGATGAGCCAGACAGAGAGTATCGTGAGAATGGACGCTGAGGGGCGGCTGCATCGCGTGGGGCCTGACGGCGCGTTTGAGCCTGTCGAAGTGCCCCCCGTCCCGCCCATGGGTGAGGCGGAAATCGTTGCTTCCGCTGCGGCCGACGCCGACAATCCTCCGATCACGCCGGAGGATGTGGCGCGGCTTCGCCGCGTGCCGCGCACGAAGACCTTGCGCCGGGCGCTTCGGCTGACCCAGGAAGAGTTCGCGGCGCGGTATCATATCCCGCTTGGCACGCTTCGGGATTGGGAGCAGGGACGGACGGAACCGGATCAACCCGCGCGGGCGTATCTGCGCGTCATCGCGAACGATCCGGAAGGGACACGGAGGGCGCTGGAAAAGCCGAAGGGATGA